CCATTTACACCGATCGTGATCAATCGGAGGAACGACTGGAAGAAATTGATCCCCTTTCGCTGAATTATCTCCGCGTCGGTGAAGAGATCCAGTCGATTCAAAGTAATCGTCCTAACAACACCTTTGAATCGTTTATTCTTCTCCTGAATCGGTATGTGGGGATTCCTCTGGGACTGCCTCTGGAGCTGGTCTTGCTTGATTTCAGCAAAGTGAATTTTGCCAGCTCCCGTCAGTTACTCAACCAGGCACAACGCCGATTTGAGATTGAACAGGATGATTTTTCCTGGTTTATGTTCAAGATTTATCAGCTCTGGCTGATGGTGCGAATGGAACGTGGTTTTTACGATCGGGACAAACTCGGTCCCAATCCTTTCAGTCATGTATGGGGTTTCCCTGGCTGGCCGTCACCGAATCCGCTTCAGGATGCCCAGGCCTGTGCGTTAGCGATTCAGTATGCATTCGGGTCACGAACCGACTGGAATCGGAAACGGGGAGTCAGCCAGGACCAAGTCGAACAGGAACTGGAAAAAGAGAACAAGCAACTGGTTGAAAGAGCGATTCCGGTCAAAGACTCTGTAGAGCCTCCCAGCCGTCGCACACAAGAGAATCAACCCAGCAAATCACAGGGGGCCGTGTAATGGACGTCTCAATGCCTCCCGGAGAATGGTTGCTGCTTCCGGCTGCCATCGATGAATTGTTGGTGATGCATCAGCAGTTCCAGCAAATGTTTCGAGAAAAAGAAGAAGCGTTTCTTGACGAGCAGTCTGAACAGGATGATGTTGATTTGTCGGACTGTCTGATCATTGAGAATGTCGCGATTGTCCCCCTGCACGGGGTAATGGTTCGACATTCAAACTGGATGACTCGCTGGTTTGGTGCCACATCAACAGAAGAATATGCCGGCAAGATCGAATCCCTGGCTAAACGGGAGGGAATCGATCACATCATTCAGGACGTGAGATCTCCCGGAGGTGTGGTTGATGGTCTGGATGAAGCCTGGGAACGGATCAGAGAAGTCCGGAAACAAGTCGCAATCACATCCATCTGTAACGAATTGATGGCCTCGGCGGCCGTTTATCTCGGTTCCTGTGCAGATGAGATCATTGTCACACGAAACAGTCTCTCCGGATCGATCGGCGTGATCCTGGAACGAATGGACTGGTCTAAGCGTGAAGCCGAGATGGGAATCAAAACGAATGTGATCACGTCCGGGAAATTTAAGGCGGCCTTTCATCCGTCCGTACCGTTCAATTCCGAATACGAATCTATTTTGCAGAACCGATCTGATCGCATCTATCAAACCTTCATCCAGGTCGTAGCAGAAAATCGGAAAACATCAGCTGAAGACGTGATCGACAATATGGCTGATGCGCGAATTTTCACGGGGCAGGAAGCCGTAGACGTAGGACTGGCAGATCGTGTCGGTTCATTAAAACAACTGGTCGCCGAATTAACGGGACCGAACAATACTCAACCCTTTAATTATGGAGACGAAAATCATGGCGAAGACGACTACTACGCCCGATTCATCGAAAGCTGAAGCCGAACCCAAGGAAGGAGCCAAGCAGGAAACACTGGTCGAGCGAACTCCCGTTGGGCTGTCAGCTGAGCAAATGAAAAAGTCAAACCCGGAAGCCGTTCAACGAATGCAGGAAGAAGCGGCCAGCAAAGCCAAAAAGGAATCGGCGAAGGCTTTGTCTGAAATGAAAGCAGCGTTCTCCGACGATCTGGAATTCGCGATCGCAGCCCATTCCGAAGGACTCAGCGTCGAACAGGCCAAAGCGAAACGTTACGACGCTGTGATCAAAGAAAACCAGAACCTGAAAGCAGAAAACGCCAATTTCAAACAGGATTCAGAGGACCTGGAGATTAAGTTTGCACCAGCTGGTGAAAAGACCAGCTCGGCACCTGATGAGGAACTTTCGGCGGAAGCGATCGAGAACGCTGCTGCCGACGCCTGGAACAAATTATCTCAAGCCGAGAAGGCCGAGTTCGGTAATGTCAAAACGGCATTCTTTGCTTATTACAAAATGAACCCGGACGAATTCAAACAGAATAAGTAATTCTCTGTACGATTCGTTTTGTTGTATTCGAAAAGGAATTCTGGAACTGGTTAACAGTTCTCTTCAATAAGGATATTGATCATGACTGCATTAGCAGAAGACAAACAGTGGATAGAGTCACTGGGAAATGAAGCAGATTTCCCTATGGCGGCATCCACTCTGGTTTATCAGGGCTCAATCGTCGGCCTGAATACAAGCGGCTATGCGCGCCCGTTTGTCATCGGCGATAAGTTCGCCGGCATCACGCTGGAAGGTCGGAACAACAGTAGTGGATCCAATGGTGATTTGAATGTCTGTTGTTTGCGCGGCAAATTCTATCTGGAAGCATCTCTTTCTGGTGTCGCTTTAACCGATGCTGTGATCGAGGCTCCGGTCTATGCTCAGGACTCCGGAACACTTTCTTTGCGGTCCGGTTTCCGAATTGGAAAAGTCGTCGCTTACCTGAGCTCCGGAAAGGCCCTGGTTGAATTCGATACGAATCCGCAATTTAACGTGCTCGCTGAGACCGTTGCTTTTGGAGATTTCACGGACGTTGATGCGACTGGGTACATCGATTTTTCAAATTCGATCCCTGAAGGATCACTCGTTTTAGGCTGGCAAGCTGACGTGAAAACCGGTTTCACTGGCAATACTACAGCAGTAGTCCAGGTAGGGGAATCAGGGAACGTCGACCGATTCTCTGCGAAACCAGACAGTAGCTGTGTCGCTGCAGATGTGGTGGGGACTGCAGCGGCTGCCGTTTCTGCCAATCAGGGATACTTGGCTTCTGCGGTGACACCTCGGGTTACTGTTACTGGTGCGGATGACTTCAGCAGTATTACGGCCGGTGAGATGGATATCAAAATCCTGTATATCCCTGCTCTGCGCGTCTGATCTTTTACCAGTTCTATAGTTCTAATTCTGTCCCTTATCGAAAGCGGGCAGAGAATTTCAAATAATAGAGGAGATTAAAGATGAGTCACTCACCGACAAGAGGCGGTGTTGCCAAACTGGGAGAACGCGGGATCCGCGCTTTCTTTTATGAAGGTCTGCAGGGACTTCAGAAAACCGGATGGGTAGACCGTGTATCTACTCTCTACGATTCAGATCAGGAAGTAGAAGACTATCACGGTATTGGACATGTTCCTGCGATGCGTGAATCGAGGAACGGACGAAACGCCGAACAGTTGTCGCACTTCAATTATGAGATTCGAAATGTTGATTTCGATGCGACGATTCGTGTCAAAAAACATGAAATGAAGCGAGATAAGGTTGGTCTGATCCGAAAACGCGTGAATGAACTGGCCGGTTCAAGTCAAAAAAACTGGGCAAGATTGATCTCCAATCTGCAAATCAATGGAGAGAGTGCTCAGTGTTATGACAAGAAAATGTACTTTGCCAAGAATCACCAGGAAGGCAAAAGCCCGGTTCAGTCCAATCTGATCGATGCATCAGATTACCTTGCTCTGAATGTGGCAGACGCAACCGATCCCACTGCTGCCGAGTTGATGAAAGTATTTATGAAATGCATTCAGCATCTCTACAGTTTGAAAGACGACCAGAATGAACCACGAAATGAGGATGCAATGAAATTCATTGCATTCGTTCCGATCAGTATGTGGGGGGAATCTTATACCACGATCACTTCGAAGAATCTAGCAGTGGTCGGAGGAGGTAACCAAGACAATCCGCTTCCAGATGCGGAGTTCAGCCTGGAAGTGGTTCCGAATCCGAGACTGACTTTTGAATCTGACCTGATTGTTTCGATCGATGATGGCAGTTCGTATATTCGCCAGGAAGAAGAACCGC
This window of the Gimesia fumaroli genome carries:
- a CDS encoding S49 family peptidase, with amino-acid sequence MDVSMPPGEWLLLPAAIDELLVMHQQFQQMFREKEEAFLDEQSEQDDVDLSDCLIIENVAIVPLHGVMVRHSNWMTRWFGATSTEEYAGKIESLAKREGIDHIIQDVRSPGGVVDGLDEAWERIREVRKQVAITSICNELMASAAVYLGSCADEIIVTRNSLSGSIGVILERMDWSKREAEMGIKTNVITSGKFKAAFHPSVPFNSEYESILQNRSDRIYQTFIQVVAENRKTSAEDVIDNMADARIFTGQEAVDVGLADRVGSLKQLVAELTGPNNTQPFNYGDENHGEDDYYARFIES
- a CDS encoding Mu-like prophage major head subunit gpT family protein codes for the protein MSHSPTRGGVAKLGERGIRAFFYEGLQGLQKTGWVDRVSTLYDSDQEVEDYHGIGHVPAMRESRNGRNAEQLSHFNYEIRNVDFDATIRVKKHEMKRDKVGLIRKRVNELAGSSQKNWARLISNLQINGESAQCYDKKMYFAKNHQEGKSPVQSNLIDASDYLALNVADATDPTAAELMKVFMKCIQHLYSLKDDQNEPRNEDAMKFIAFVPISMWGESYTTITSKNLAVVGGGNQDNPLPDAEFSLEVVPNPRLTFESDLIVSIDDGSSYIRQEEEPLDLVILGEDSDHYYFNKEIMVSAESTRNVGYGLWSSSVKAQLS